A single window of Candidatus Poribacteria bacterium DNA harbors:
- a CDS encoding alpha-galactosidase, giving the protein MQYTSQQNDWLIHPFPQPASVKEADNRLILGNGLIERTFVTSPNFATVDYTNQITGSSLLRGIKPEAVLTINGHPFEVGGLKGQPDYAYLDSDWISDLTSDPNAFQFCEYRVGEPDTPYPWVRRRSTTPSVYPSEGVTLTVVFSPPPSVDSLRVCVHYELYQGIPVSSKWITIHNDGQKSIQLDALSCEILAVNEQEKHRLYVESDYAFSGMETTQWGPDADYKTQVDYRYQMPLLMTSRYPLGPGILLQPEETFKSFRTFEILQDSDDRERKGLARRKMYRTVAPQVTENPILMHVRSADPEAVRLAIDQCAEVGFEMVIMTFGSGFNIESEDSEYIATLKGVTDYAHSKGIQLGGYTLMCASRDVGADFNCIDPDTGKPGSRFGQSACLASRWADGYFQRVLNFMDATGMDVIETDGPYHGDVCAATTHEHHNGLADSQLRQWEACVRFYHECRKRGIYINSPDQYYLNGSNKCGMGYRETNFSLPRERQILIARQNIYDGTYEKTPSMGWMFVPLVEYHGGGAAATFEPLCEHLDDYESHLSQNFGSGVIACYRGPRLFDTEETKAVVKKWVDFYKKYRPILESDLIHVRRPDGRSIDCMLHVNAQITPCGLAMLYNPTRRVQRTTLKLPLYYTGVSEIAKIREADGAFQHYKIDRNYNVEIPIKMEAKSVSYLVIEPN; this is encoded by the coding sequence ATGCAGTACACATCACAGCAAAATGATTGGTTGATTCACCCTTTTCCGCAGCCTGCTTCGGTAAAAGAAGCAGACAATCGGCTTATTCTCGGTAATGGGCTCATTGAGCGGACATTCGTCACTTCACCTAATTTCGCAACGGTCGATTATACCAATCAAATTACGGGTAGCAGTCTCCTCCGTGGCATTAAACCGGAGGCAGTGCTTACGATTAACGGACACCCGTTTGAGGTCGGTGGACTGAAAGGACAGCCCGATTACGCCTATCTTGATTCGGATTGGATTTCGGACTTGACCAGTGATCCGAACGCATTTCAATTTTGCGAATATAGAGTCGGTGAACCTGATACCCCTTACCCGTGGGTCCGCAGGCGTTCTACGACACCATCAGTGTATCCGTCAGAGGGTGTGACACTGACGGTTGTGTTCTCACCGCCACCATCTGTTGACTCCCTTCGGGTTTGTGTCCATTATGAACTCTACCAAGGCATTCCGGTGTCGTCTAAGTGGATCACGATTCACAATGACGGACAAAAATCGATTCAACTGGATGCGTTAAGCTGTGAAATCCTTGCCGTCAACGAACAGGAAAAGCATCGGCTGTATGTCGAAAGTGATTATGCTTTTAGTGGAATGGAAACGACACAGTGGGGTCCAGATGCGGATTACAAGACACAGGTCGATTATCGCTATCAGATGCCGCTGTTAATGACAAGTCGTTATCCGCTCGGTCCTGGGATACTGCTTCAACCCGAAGAGACTTTCAAGAGTTTTCGTACCTTCGAGATTCTGCAGGATAGTGATGATCGTGAACGAAAAGGACTCGCACGCCGCAAGATGTATCGCACGGTCGCACCACAGGTCACAGAGAATCCAATCCTCATGCACGTTCGAAGTGCCGACCCTGAAGCGGTTCGTTTGGCAATTGATCAGTGTGCAGAAGTCGGATTTGAAATGGTGATTATGACCTTTGGGAGTGGATTCAATATTGAGAGCGAAGACTCGGAATACATCGCTACACTGAAGGGAGTCACCGATTACGCACATAGCAAAGGGATTCAACTCGGAGGTTATACACTGATGTGTGCTTCGCGGGATGTGGGCGCGGACTTCAACTGTATTGATCCAGACACTGGGAAACCCGGAAGTCGATTTGGACAAAGTGCTTGCCTCGCCAGTAGATGGGCAGATGGCTATTTCCAGCGGGTGCTGAATTTCATGGATGCAACCGGAATGGATGTCATAGAGACGGATGGTCCGTATCATGGGGATGTCTGTGCGGCAACGACGCACGAACATCATAACGGTTTAGCGGATTCGCAGTTGCGCCAGTGGGAAGCGTGTGTTCGTTTTTACCACGAATGCCGAAAACGCGGTATCTATATCAATTCGCCAGATCAGTATTACCTCAACGGTTCCAACAAATGCGGTATGGGGTATCGCGAAACGAATTTCAGTTTGCCCCGCGAGCGACAAATTCTAATTGCCCGGCAGAATATCTACGATGGGACGTATGAAAAGACACCCAGTATGGGGTGGATGTTCGTTCCGTTGGTAGAGTATCACGGCGGTGGAGCAGCCGCAACGTTTGAACCGCTTTGTGAACATCTTGATGACTATGAATCACATCTATCACAGAATTTCGGCAGTGGCGTGATTGCATGCTATCGCGGTCCCCGGCTCTTTGATACTGAAGAGACGAAAGCGGTGGTTAAGAAATGGGTTGACTTCTACAAAAAGTATCGTCCAATACTGGAATCTGACCTGATTCACGTGCGGCGCCCAGATGGTCGCTCTATTGATTGTATGCTTCACGTCAACGCGCAAATCACGCCCTGTGGACTCGCAATGCTCTATAATCCGACGCGGAGGGTGCAGCGGACCACTTTGAAATTACCACTCTATTATACTGGAGTGTCTGAGATTGCGAAGATTCGTGAAGCGGACGGGGCGTTCCAACACTATAAAATCGACCGGAATTACAACGTTGAGATTCCAATTAAGATGGAGGCGAAGAGTGTGAGTTATCTCGTTATTGAACCTAATTGA
- a CDS encoding LamG domain-containing protein has translation MELKMRVFQLKKAILVYATLICISFMIPNLSAAKLDANALLGIWFFDEGKGGEAKDASENGNDGKIVDAQWVDGKFEGALKFEGGAHVAVGDFSDYEDEVSIVAFIKTPAAPAWSDIIVGPCGDVILTLRDHKLNFAGQCAQPIPHNTWSKSLLNDDKWHQIAGTYDGKEVKVYVDGEEEASNAAAGPFKAGPKYIGSRDDKQEAFTGLIDEIAFFNVALSDADVKAIADSGLSVALGFAAVSPQAKLATVWAKLKTEH, from the coding sequence ATGGAGTTAAAAATGAGAGTCTTCCAATTAAAAAAAGCAATTTTGGTATATGCAACCCTAATCTGCATCAGTTTCATGATTCCGAATCTAAGTGCTGCCAAGCTCGATGCGAACGCACTTTTGGGGATATGGTTCTTTGATGAAGGGAAAGGCGGTGAGGCAAAAGATGCTTCCGAGAATGGCAATGATGGAAAGATTGTTGATGCCCAATGGGTCGATGGCAAGTTTGAAGGCGCGTTAAAGTTTGAAGGTGGTGCGCATGTTGCTGTCGGTGATTTTTCTGACTATGAAGACGAAGTATCGATCGTTGCTTTTATTAAAACACCTGCCGCCCCCGCATGGTCTGACATCATCGTAGGTCCCTGCGGCGACGTTATCCTGACATTAAGGGACCACAAATTAAATTTTGCTGGACAGTGTGCCCAACCGATTCCCCATAATACGTGGTCGAAATCCTTGTTGAACGATGATAAGTGGCATCAGATTGCGGGGACTTATGACGGTAAAGAAGTGAAGGTCTATGTTGATGGCGAAGAAGAAGCATCTAATGCCGCCGCAGGTCCATTTAAAGCAGGTCCAAAGTATATTGGCTCCAGAGACGACAAGCAGGAGGCTTTCACCGGTCTCATTGATGAGATCGCATTTTTCAATGTCGCACTCTCGGATGCTGATGTGAAAGCGATTGCGGACAGTGGATTATCTGTGGCACTCGGTTTTGCCGCGGTGTCTCCGCAAGCAAAACTGGCAACGGTTTGGGCGAAATTGAAAACTGAACATTAG
- a CDS encoding tetratricopeptide repeat protein, protein MNTTQLPKFLFLIFFTLTLLSCVAAEESIEYYAPENVRKFADFLYEQGDYLRAAGEYERYLFYQPQESEQIRYRIALCYRFAGQTEQALQNFQMLLRMHPEGRFMSRVYYQMGATYFLTDQFEQTALFLHETLPDITDTRQHAEAEQLIGLSYLMQKQWSEAGEVFKTLRGSEVDSVSQKAIVYHDYAEMGTRLPTRSPVLAGILSTIIPGAGRLYTERLSDAFASLFMVSLTGWQAYDGFQRDGLSSVKGWTLGTISGIFYVGNIYGSVIAARVYNRRVADEFLSTLSIELPY, encoded by the coding sequence ATGAACACCACCCAATTACCCAAATTCCTGTTCCTAATTTTCTTCACTCTTACGCTCCTATCCTGCGTAGCCGCCGAAGAATCTATTGAATACTATGCCCCCGAAAACGTCCGTAAATTCGCCGATTTTCTGTATGAGCAAGGTGATTACCTCCGCGCAGCCGGTGAATACGAACGTTATCTCTTTTATCAGCCACAAGAAAGCGAGCAGATTCGCTATAGAATTGCCCTTTGTTATCGTTTTGCGGGTCAAACCGAACAAGCGCTCCAGAATTTTCAGATGCTTTTACGGATGCACCCTGAAGGTCGGTTTATGAGCCGTGTTTACTATCAGATGGGTGCGACCTATTTTCTGACAGATCAGTTTGAACAGACTGCCCTGTTTCTACATGAAACGCTGCCGGATATAACAGATACACGGCAACACGCCGAAGCCGAGCAGTTAATTGGGCTGTCTTATCTGATGCAAAAACAGTGGTCCGAAGCGGGTGAAGTTTTCAAGACGTTGCGGGGATCGGAAGTGGATTCGGTCAGCCAAAAAGCGATAGTGTATCACGATTATGCAGAGATGGGCACTCGGTTGCCGACGCGTAGTCCGGTTTTGGCTGGGATTCTCTCCACGATCATTCCTGGGGCTGGACGGCTCTATACAGAAAGGCTCAGCGATGCGTTCGCCTCTTTGTTCATGGTTAGTTTAACGGGTTGGCAGGCTTACGACGGTTTCCAGAGAGATGGGCTTTCGTCGGTGAAAGGGTGGACGCTCGGCACAATCAGCGGTATTTTCTATGTCGGCAACATCTACGGCTCAGTCATTGCAGCCCGTGTATACAATCGCCGCGTAGCAGATGAGTTTTTGTCGACGTTATCTATTGAATTGCCGTATTAA
- the yidD gene encoding membrane protein insertion efficiency factor YidD: MVNRFVLFSVSCVFVVFWGLPAFAGEAADLTFIRKVNPITMPRAQETVRFNPQAPSELKLVAMGLIRLYQKFVSSQDGPSCNFHPTCSHFGMACIQEYGLGRGILLTADRLLRCNGSQTQHYHKDEITGKYIDPVSNYATFK; the protein is encoded by the coding sequence ATGGTAAACCGTTTTGTCCTTTTCAGTGTGTCCTGTGTGTTCGTTGTTTTTTGGGGTTTACCTGCGTTTGCGGGTGAAGCCGCGGACCTAACATTCATTCGTAAAGTCAACCCAATTACAATGCCGAGAGCACAGGAAACTGTCCGTTTTAATCCACAGGCACCTTCCGAACTAAAACTCGTTGCGATGGGATTGATTCGACTCTATCAGAAGTTTGTCTCCAGCCAAGACGGTCCGTCATGCAACTTCCACCCGACATGTTCCCACTTCGGTATGGCGTGTATACAGGAATATGGTCTCGGACGAGGGATCCTGTTGACCGCGGATAGACTCCTTCGGTGCAATGGGTCTCAGACGCAGCATTACCATAAAGATGAGATAACAGGAAAATACATTGACCCCGTTTCAAACTATGCAACTTTTAAATAA